In one window of Lytechinus pictus isolate F3 Inbred chromosome 19, Lp3.0, whole genome shotgun sequence DNA:
- the LOC129273917 gene encoding uncharacterized protein LOC129273917: protein MATRLYTAIKEELTLELDSAVFMTDSMIVLGWIRSKARAYKPFVSARVGEIQTNSNPSWWRHVPGEQNPADDISRGIPPEKLTERWENGPEFLYWHENRWPSIEETPDSREVEKEKRKVHQVALAEIQSEPIDCKKFSRWRKLVRVTAYVQRFVRNLKARCNKAPDTDIQPSDSKQISPSELENAETLWIKRAQRELHDRYKKGEFKTLSPYIKEGIIRVGGRVGERVVSYDERHPVLLPHQHHISTLIVSYFHEQGHEGVATTAAKVRQKYWIVGVQRIAKTVKYKCVVCRKSEHRVESQFMADLPSHRLAPYTPPFYYTSCDYFGPYQVRVGRNKTMKHYGVIFTCLNTRAVYLDVAVDCSTMEFLQVFRRFVAVRGYPAVIYSDNGTQFVGAEKELRAMVQGWSESLLREFCAERGIQWKFVTPSAPHQNGCVESLVKSCKIALRKAIGDQILRPFELLTSLTEVANLVNQRPIGRVPNDPDDGSYLSPNDMLLGRASTSVPQGPFRETPNPRHRVEFVQRIINSFWKAWNRDVFPLLVPRRKWNVEKRNVRVGDIVLLSDPNSVRGKWTLGKIVNVYPGSDNKIRNVKVKTKNNEYRRPVTKIVVLYPVEGYKD from the coding sequence ATGGCGACTAGATTGTACACAGCTATCAAAGAAGAACTTACTCTTGAGCTTGATAGTGCTGTATTCATGACAGACAGCATGATCGTTCTTGGGTGGATCCGAAGTAAAGCTAGAGCCTACAAGCCGTTCGTGTCTGCCAGAGTGGGTGAAATTCAGACAAATTCGAACCCTTCTTGGTGGAGACATGTACCTGGAGAGCAGAATCCTGCTGATGATATATCCCGAGGCATCCCTCCTGAGAAGCTAACAGAGAGATGGGAGAATGGACCAGAATTTCTCTACTGGCATGAGAATAGATGGCCAAGTATTGAGGAGACTCCTGATAGCAGAGAGGTAGAGAAAGAGAAGCGTAAAGTTCACCAGGTGGCCTTAGCAGAGATTCAGTCAGAACCCATCGACTGCAAGAAGTTTTCTAGATGGAGGAAACTTGTTAGAGTTACAGCTTATGTTCAGAGATTCGTCAGAAACTTGAAGGCGAGATGTAACAAGGCACCAGATACTGACATTCAGCCCTCTGATAGTAAGCAAATCTCACCATCAGAGCTAGAGAATGCAGAGACTCTTTGGATAAAGAGAGCACAGAGAGAACTACATGATAGATACAAGAAAGGAGAGTTCAAAACTCTCAGTCCCTACATCAAGGAGGGAATCATCAGAGTCGGCGGCAGGGTAGGAGAGAGAGTTGTTTCATATGATGAAAGGCACCCAGTACTGCTACCACATCAGCACCACATTTCGACACTCATAGTTAGCTACTTTCACGAGCAAGGTCACGAAGGGGTAGCAACCACGGCCGCAAAAGTGAGACAGAAGTACTGGATTGTGGGAGTTCAGAGGATCGCCAAGACTGTGAAGTACAAATGTGTGGTGTGCAGGAAATCAGAACATAGAGTAGAATCCCAGTTTATGGCAGATCTTCCTAGTCATCGTCTAGCACCATACACACCGCCGTTCTACTATACATCGTGCGACTATTTTGGTCCATACCAGGTTCGAGTTGGtagaaacaaaacaatgaagcATTACGGTGTGATCTTCACGTGCTTGAATACGAGGGCAGTGTATCTAGATGTCGCTGTCGACTGCTCAACAATGGAGTTTCTTCAAGTATTTCGCAGATTTGTTGCAGTCAGAGGTTACCCAGCAGTCATCTACAGTGACAATGGTACTCAGTTTGTGGGAGCCGAGAAGGAGCTTCGAGCTATGGTACAAGGCTGGAGTGAATCTCTGCTGAGAGAGTTTTGTGCCGAACGAGGAATCCAGTGGAAGTTTGTGACACCATCTGCGCCACATCAGAATGGATGCGTCGAATCCCTAGTGAAGAGTTGCAAGATAGCGCTACGCAAAGCAATCGGAGATCAGATCCTTCGTCCCTTTGAGCTACTTACCTCTTTGACTGAAGTCGCAAATTTAGTGAATCAGCGCCCTATTGGCAGAGTGCCCAATGATCCAGACGACGGTTCCTATCTTTCGCCCAATGACATGTTGTTAGGACGCGCATCTACATCAGTTCCACAAGGACCATTCCGGGAAACGCCTAATCCGAGGCATCGAGTTGAATTTGTACAGAGAATCATAAACTCTTTCTGGAAGGCCTGGAACCGAGACGTATTTCCTCTACTTGTTCCAAGAAGAAAGTGGAATGTCGAGAAACGCAATGTTCGCGTTGGTGACATTGTTTTGTTGTCAGATCCTAATTCCGTTCGCGGAAAATGGACACTAGGTAAGATAGTTAACGTCTATCCAGGGTCAGACAACAAGATAAGAAACGTTAAAGTTAAGACAAAGAATAATGAATATCGGAGACCAGTCACAAAAATAGTGGTATTGTATCCTGTAGAAGGTTACAAGGATTAA
- the LOC129255891 gene encoding uncharacterized protein LOC129255891, with translation MDTTESLKIKRRTAKGKLTRMEKALNFQMEQHRPSSEVNDAFESYKAAYDQVNDVHEKYTATILDDTQYEAEEKWLDVIQESFLNRQMEVTDYSKDDVESSSPLDEIQMMQASSVSPLSSIVKLEKTKLPRFTGDVRDYHIFRKDFIHMTEGRYTKRDMISLLRSCLQGKAQEMIRGIGEDFDSAIAYLDSIYGDPRFVADAVVYDLNQFKGLKCGEDARFCDLVHLVRRSYHCLQAVNRPQDMDNSQVLALIERKMHVDDRRVWFRHLEQDGKPACLSYLIEWMTSEMKSRMRAAAPVRAEEKKAGKVFQVSSVQSNSAKSDVMFFKCWLCMTSDHWTDQCKKLLSMTQSDRLNVAKKNQACFSCLKKAGKDHRMNTCKRRKQCSEVTGGQQCRYFHHPLLHKSEEQSNTVGVAITTNTDTLLPVVTAEIVSPSKQERIEGNVLLDSGSQLSIVRQEVADRLRLKGKKVSVTITKIGCDEEQVQTEIYRFPVQAIGSNQRHYVTAIGLPHISNDISEVPLKEECKKMHLSPQEVHRKSGAIDLLIGLDHVQMHAGQTRQGIKCIARKSPIGWVVFGPLSTRQQLPSRVLHMQVTQVTDLTEFWSTESMGVESSSCQCYPPKLSKVEKDEYDVINASCQKVGRQWMIPYPWKRDPSHLPDNKMQAERMLAGTEKKLVRNLEYAEAYSKQMKEMTDMGFSRKLTQEEMKNYQGPVHYISHHAVVRPEKKSTPLRIVFNSSSSFQGHCLNDYWMKGSDLLKDLFGVLLRFRERPVAILGDISKMYHRVLIPEADQHVHRYLWRDLNVEQEPDVYVKTVVTFGDKPAPAMAQIALRRTAEEGRAAYPEAASVIERDTYMDDICTSVSTVEEGRNLTHDLDEVLDTGGFKVKGWISNVPLKEETVPECQTETSLLENLTEEKVLGVVWTQQQDEFSYKVKGENLTQPSEKQSSVMWTKRRILSRIAKVFDPIGFAASFLVKAKIGMQRLWEIGVGWDDELPEEISAEWDKLFNEMKALNDVRFPRSLTPSQSEVYQC, from the coding sequence ATGGATACTACTGAGAGCTTGAAGATTAAGAGAAGGACGGCTAAGGGCAAGCTGACAAGAATGGAGAAAGCCCTTAACTTCCAGATGGAGCAGCACCGTCCATCATCAGAGGTAAACGATGCCTTTGAATCATACAAAGCAGCGTATGATCAAGTAAATGATGTGCACGAGAAGTACACAGCAACCATTTTGGATGACACCCAGTATGAAGCAGAGGAGAAATGGTTAGACGTAATTCAGGAATCCTTCTTGAATAGGCAAATGGAGGTGACTGACTATAGCAAAGATGATGTAGAGTCAAGTAGTCCATTGGATGAAATTCAGATGATGCAAGCTTCTAGTGTGTCTCCATTGTCATCCATTGTCAAGTTAGAGAAAACTAAATTACCAAGGTTTACTGGAGATGTTCGTGATTATCATATTTTCAGGAAGGACTTCATCCATATGACAGAAGGCAGATATACCAAGAGAGATATGATTAGTTTACTCCGATCCTGTCTTCAAGGAAAGGCCCAGGAGATGATAAGAGGTATCGGTGAAGACTTTGACTCAGCTATTGCATATCTCGACTCAATATATGGGGATCCTAGATTTGTCGCAGACGCAGTAGTCTATGATTTAAACCAGTTCAAGGGTTTAAAATGTGGAGAAGATGCCAGGTTCTGCGATCTTGTCCATCTAGTTCGCAGAAGTTATCATTGTCTACAAGCAGTGAATCGTCCACAAGACATGGACAATAGTCAAGTTCTTGCTCTCATTGAACGGAAGATGCATGTCGATGATAGGAGAGTATGGTTCCGGCACTTGGAGCAAGATGGAAAGCCAGCATGTTTAAGTTACCTCATAGAGTGGATGACATCTGAGATGAAGTCTCGAATGAGAGCCGCAGCCCCAGTGCGTGCTGAAGAGAAGAAAGCCGGAAAAGTGTTTCAAGTCAGCAGTGTCCAGAGTAATTCTGCTAAGTCAGATGTTATGTTCTTCAAGTGTTGGCTTTGCATGACATCAGATCATTGGACTGACCAGTGCAAAAAGCTTCTTAGCATGACCCAGTCTGACCGTTTGAATGTGGCTAAGAAGAATCAAGCCTGCTTCAGCTGTCTTAAGAAGGCGGGCAAGGATCATAGAATGAATACCTGCAAGAGAAGAAAGCAATGCAGTGAAGTGACTGGAGGTCAACAATGCAGATACTTCCATCATCCTCTCCTTCATAAGTCAGAAGAACAGAGTAACACTGTGGGTGTAGCTATCACCACCAATACAGATACACTGTTGCCAGTTGTTACTGCTGAGATAGTTTCTCCCAGTAAGCAGGAACGGATTGAAGGAAATGTACTACTCGACTCCGGATCACAGTTAAGTATCGTGCGACAGGAAGTAGCTGACAGACTGAGACTGAAGGGAAAGAAAGTCTCGGTCACTATCACCAAGATTGGCTGTGATGAGGAGCAAGTCCAGACGGAGATATATCGATTCCCTGTTCAAGCTATTGGTAGTAACCAAAGGCATTATGTGACTGCGATAGGACTGCCCCACATTAGCAATGATATTTCTGAGGTACCATTGAAGGAAGAATGTAAGAAGATGCACTTAAGTCCCCAAGAAGTGCATAGGAAGAGTGGTGCAATTGATTTGCTAATAGGATTGGACCATGTACAGATGCATGCAGGTCAAACCAGACAGGGAATTAAATGTATCGCCCGCAAGTCTCCAATTGGATGGGTGGTGTTTGGACCTCTCAGCACCAGACAGCAGTTACCAAGTAGAGTACTCCATATGCAGGTAACCCAAGTGACTGATCTGACAGAATTTTGGAGTACAGAGAGTATGGGTGTTGAGTCTTCATCCTGCCAGTGTTACCCACCCAAACTGAGTAAAGTAGAAAAAGATGAATACGATGTTATCAATGCTTCCTGCCAGAAAGTAGGACGTCAGTGGATGATCCCTTATCCTTGGAAAAGGGATCCGAGTCATCTACCTGATAATAAGATGCAGGCAGAGAGGATGCTTGCTGGAACTGAAAAGAAACTGGTCAGAAATCTTGAGTATGCAGAGGCATACAGCAAGCAAATGAAAGAGATGACAGATATGGGGTTTTCAAGAAAGTTGACTCAAGAAGAGATGAAGAACTATCAAGGCCCGGTGCACTACATCAGTCATCATGCCGTAGTCAGGCCAGAGAAGAAGTCTACCCCCTTACGAATTGTTTTCAATTCTTCCTCAAGTTTCCAGGGTCATTGTCTTAACGACTACTGGATGAAGGGATCGGATTTGCTGAAGGATCTGTTTGGAGTTCTGTTAAGATTCAGAGAGAGACCTGTAGCCATATTAGGTGACATATCCAAGATGTACCACCGTGTCCTCATTCCAGAAGCAGACCAACACGTGCATAGATATCTCTGGAGAGACTTGAATGTGGAACAAGAGCCAGATGTATATGTCAAGACAGTGGTAACATTCGGGGATAAGCCTGCCCCCGCAATGGCCCAAATAGCTCTCAGACGCACTGCAGAGGAAGGGAGAGCTGCATATCCGGAAGCTGCAAGTGTAATAGAAAGGGACACTTACATGGATGATATATGCACATCAGTGTCTACCGTTGAAGAAGGTCGTAATCTCACACACGACCTGGATGAAGTGTTGGATACTGGCGGtttcaaggtcaaaggctgGATATCAAATGTCCCACTGAAGGAGGAGACGGTTCCTGAATGCCAGACAGAGACAAGTTTGCTAGAGAATTTGACGGAAGAAAAGGTGCTTGGAGTTGTGTGGACCCAGCAACAAGATGAGTTCTCTTATAAAGTCAAAGGAGAGAACTTAACTCAGCCCAGTGAGAAGCAGAGCTCTGTGATGTGGACGAAGAGACGAATCTTGAGTCGCATTGCTAAGGTATTCGACCCGATTGGTTTTGCTGCTTCTTTCTTAGTGAAAGCTAAGATAGGAATGCAACGGCTGTGGGAGATTGGAGTCGGATGGGATGACGAGTTACCAGAGGAGATAAGTGCAGAATGGGATAAACTCTTCAATGAGATGAAGGCTCTGAATGACGTGAGGTTCCCAAGAAGTTTAACACCATCACAGTCTGAGGTGTACCAATGCTAG